AAGCTTCTGGAGAACACGCTGCCGTCCGTGGTGAGATGAATACCTTGTGCCTTCGCAAGCAGCGCAGGCAATCTGGCCCAGTTCCATGCCGAGGCCTTGGCACTCGCCATGTGCATCGGGCGTCGTGGCTCAAAGAGAATGTCGCCAGCCATCCAAACAAGGATTGCCGCAAGCACTGCCATGAAAAAGGCCCCGAGCAGCATGCCGCCGAGGCAGGAGCGTTTTCTTCCGTGAGCCATGGTTGTACGCGTCAGCGAGCGAGATTCGGGAGGCAAGCAAACAATCAGCCCTCGGCCCACTGCATGCCCGTGGGCAGGTCGTAGCCGGCGTACTCGATGTGCAGCACGCGGCGTTGCTTGTCCGAGGTGGAGCGTCCGGAGGCGTGGAGCAGGAGGGGGCGCATGAGGAGGGCGTCACCGGCGCGTGCGGTGCAGAGGTGCTCGGGGGTGTGCTGACGCCAATGCTGGATGGCTTCTGCGGAGAGTCGCCCGTGTGCGTGAGAGCCGGGAAGGACTTTCAGAGCGCCGTTGGTTTCATCCGCGTCATCCAGGTGCAGGCGGATGGTAATCATGTTTTCCAGCATGGCGATGGGTGGCTGCACGTGAGGCACATCATGCTTCACACTCCATGGGCCGAAGCCGTCGACATCCATCTTCTCTTGAACGCAGATGGTCAGGTCCTGATGCCA
The Roseimicrobium gellanilyticum DNA segment above includes these coding regions:
- a CDS encoding phytanoyl-CoA dioxygenase family protein; translated protein: MTIPVPPPIRLELSPLEKIRDHGYGIAPSALSPDECAELIANLGPTSGPGRRALLNDERISSLARSSRLLALVAPHLQCEHAPRPVRAIYFNKSSDTNWLVAWHQDLTICVQEKMDVDGFGPWSVKHDVPHVQPPIAMLENMITIRLHLDDADETNGALKVLPGSHAHGRLSAEAIQHWRQHTPEHLCTARAGDALLMRPLLLHASGRSTSDKQRRVLHIEYAGYDLPTGMQWAEG